The Streptomyces griseiscabiei genome segment AGCAGGACCCGGCTTTTTCGCTGCGCGACAAGTGGATCCAGCACCCCGTCGTCTGCCCCGAGTGCGCCGCCGACACCGGGCTGATCCTGGCGTATGACGAGCACGGCGGCGACCAGGTCGTCCAGGTGCTGTGCCCGAACGGCCACGAGTGGCCCGAACTCTTCGTGGACCCGCAGTACCTCGTGACCTACTCCGCGATGCGCTTCTACGCCGACCCGAACCCCGCTCTGCTGTGGATCGTCGACGCCGGGTTCGGCGAGGAACCCCCGCCGCCCATCGACGACCACGTGGAGCAGCTCGTCAAGGGCTACAAGGAGGTCGCCAAGTACGCGGCACGCAAGGGCAGGACCCGCGTCAAGCGGGCCGTGCGCAAGCCGCTGCGCAAGGCGAAGAAGAAGGCGCTGAACGTGGCGTTCTCCCCGGTCGCGGCCACGCTGCGCGCCGCCTGGATCCTCCAGTCCGGCGGCGTCCCGCAGGCAGCGCCGAAGCGCCCGGGCAAGCCGTCCCGGCCGGAGGAGGGCATGAAGATCCCCTCCGTCGCCGCCTACCGCAAGGCGTACGGCATGCCCGCCCCGAAGCGCGGCCCGAAGTGCCTGGTGTGCGAGGACAGCGGCCGCATCCCCGGCACCGCGATCGGCTGCACCGAGTGCGCCGGCCCCGCGGCCGCCGTGATGGCCGCAGCCGAGCGCCGTGCCGAACGCGCCCGCCAGGGCAAGGACACCGGCCGACGGACCCGGGGCACGAGCAACGGCGTCGTCGTCGGCCGCGGCGAGAAGGTCACAGGCCCCGTCCAGGCGGCGACCGGCAGCCGCAAGGGCCCGGCCAAGAGCGCCGCCAAGGCCACCCGAGAGACCGCCGACGCCGTCGTCCAGGGCGTCAGGGACTCCGGTGCGGTCGTCAACACCGGCGTCCAGAACATCGCCGGGGGCCGGATCACCGGCGTCGTCCAGGTCGTCGGCGACGGCCAGCAGATCAACGCGCAGACCGGTAAGGGGATTGGCCCCGGCCGGCCGCTGACGGCGAAGGAGGCCGCCGCCGTACGCGGCGCGGTCGACGCCGCGGCCCGCGCCGCCCGTGAGGCCGGCCCCGGGACGTCCTCCTCCATCCAGGTCACCGGCAAGAACAACTCGATCATCAACAGCACCGTCAACGGCGATGCCGTCCACATGGTGCAGACGAACACAACCGACAACGACTGAGGAGGAGTTCGGGTGAGCGTCCGACTCGCTGCCTTCTGCGACACCGACGGCTGTCTCGCCGTGTTCGCACCCGAGCCCGGCACCGGCCGGGGCGGACTCGTCACGACCGCCGTGCGCCTGGGCTGGAGGTCGACCAGCTTCAACACCGGCCCCGAGACCTGCCCGGCCTGCGTCACCGGCCGGGGCCCGGTCCTCGAGCGCGGCGAGTGCCCGGTGTGCATGGGATCGACCGTCGACCTGCCCGCTGGCGCGACCTGCCACTACTGCCGCCACGTGGAGCCGCACCCCGACGAAGACGAGACCCCCTGACCTTCCGGCACCTCGCCCCGGTGCCCTGACCAGCAACAACCCAATTAGTGCCGACAAAAATACGGCCTACTCTTGATAGGCCGACAAAAAGACGGCATAGTTGGGGGTGTTCCACCGACCAACCTCTTCGACTTCGGGAGAACTCGATGGCCCGCTTCACCCTGACCCCCGGCCCGATCGACGTCGACGTCTTCGGCTGGGAGCTCAAGGGCCTCGACGCCTACCTCACCGAATGCCACGAGACGTTCAGCGACTCCCCGGAGCGCGACTTGGCGCTGGCCAAGCGCTGGGCCAACGAGGTCATCGGAAGCCGCCACGTGTGGCGCGAGGTCGTCGAACAGCGCGGCAGCACGGAGTTCGTCCACTACGAGGCCGGCCGTTACGAGGACACGGACAACGACGGGGACTGACCACCCGACAGGAGGCCCATGGCCAGGACCTTTCACTGGACCGCTCAGGTCAGTGACGGCAAGCACCACGACGGCGAATGCGCCGGCACCGTCACCGCCAACTCCGAGGCCGAAGCCCGGACGGCGATCGCCGACTGGGTGAGTGCCGAAGGAGCCCGCAAGGGCAGCCGCCGCCCCTGGACCGCAACCAACATCCAGCTCAGCTGACCAACAAGGAGAAATCTTGAGCACGCAGAAGATGCACACCGCCGCCGCCGGTCCGATCGAGCTGGACCTGTCGGTCTCTAACGGCGCGATCAACGTGCACGTCAACCCGAAGGCCGTCCACGCCACGGTCACGGTGCACACCGCCGCCACCGAGGGCCCGGTCGCCGACGCGGTCAACGACACGAAGTTCACCGAGAACGGCAACAAGCTCACCGTCTCCGTCCCCGACGACCTGGCGGGCGGCGGCTTCTCCAGCACCACGGTCCAGATCGGCGGGAGCACCTTCAGCTTCAACGGCGGGATCGTCAACACCGGCAGCATGACCGGCGTGACGATCAGCGACGGGGACGTCTGGGTCGGCGGCCGCCAGGTCGTGGCCGGCGGCAGGGTCGTTGCCGAGGCGGGCACCGCCGTGGGCGGTGGGACCGGCACGATCACGGTCGACGTCGTCCTGCCCGCTCGGTCCTCGCTGGCCGTGACCACCAAGAACGCTGAGACGACCGTGCGCGGCGACCTCGAGGCGATCCGCTTCGACGCCCGCAACGGCTCTCTGCAGGCAGCGGGCGTCAAGGTCCTGGAGGCCGAGACCCACAACGGTTCCGTCCTGGTCGACCGGGTCGACGACGAGCTGGAGGCGAGCACGCACAACGGCTCCATCACCGTCGGTGCCTACAACGGCCGCCGCGGCTCCGCCCGTACACACAACGGCGATGTGACGATCAGTGCCACCCCGGCCTCCTCCGGCAGGCTCGCCGCCCGCACCCACAACGGCAACATCCGGGTGCGCGGCGCCAGCCACCTGGACCTGAAGACGTCCACGCACAACGGCCGCGTCTGGTAGCTCCGCCCCGGGACGGCCGCCTCCGGCTACCAACCTCGCCGGCCGTCCCGGGCCTCCCATCCCGCTCCTGAACGGAGCAGGGGGCAGCCCCATCGTCCCTCATCCGAGACGGAGCACGTGATGACCACCGAGAAGAAGCCCACCGAAGACACGATCGCCGCCGCCAAGAAGCGCCTGGTGGCCGCGAAGAAGCAGCGGGAGAAGGACCGGGAAGCGGCCGACCGCAAGTTCTGGCAGGCCGTCGCGGCCGAGATCGACGCCGGCAACTGCCGCCAGGTCGACGCCGTCGACGCACTCGACTTCAACCGCGACTACATCCGCCGCAACCTCAAGCAGCTCGCAGAAGGCAGCTGACCCAACCGCCCGGGGCGGCCGTCCACGGCCAAGCGACCGACCGCCCCGAGCTCCCCGAACTCCCAGCAGGAGAAACGGAGACCACCATCATGCGTGGTGCCAGCCTCAAGCCCAACCACCGCCGGATCGCCCGCGCCCTCGGCCGTATCGCCCTCAACGCCATCACGGCGGGCGGCGTGCTCACCGCCTCCCTCACCACCGGCGTGTGGATCGCGCACAACCCCGAGCAGTTCAACGTCAGCGGCGACACGCTCACCGTGTACAGCATCGCCGGCGCGATCCTCGCGCTGATGGCGGCCGACAGCATCCTCGGCCAGCTGTTCCAGCCGCTGTGGGACCGCCTGGAGGACGACGACCTGGCGGCCGACGTCCTCGAGTACCTCGCCGACAACCACGCGCACGCCTTGGCCATCAGCCGCGCCGTCGGCACCACCGCAGGCGACATCTTCCCCGTCCTCGCAGAGCTCGAGGCCGCCGGCGAGATCACCTCCTACTGGGCCGAGCCCTCCGAGGCGTCCAAGCTGCGCCGCCGCCTGTACGCCCTCGCCCCGCAGGCCTGAGAGGAGACGGGAATGGCTCTCCGCAAGCCGGTCCCGCCGGGGCAGTGCATCCAGTGCTGGACGCACGCCTACGACCCGGACATCCACCGCGCCCTCGCCCCCAAAGAGGACTGCCAGCCGTGCCTGAGCCACATGGGCGGCAAGTGCCCCCCTCAGATGATCGTGCCGAAGCCCAAGT includes the following:
- a CDS encoding DUF4097 family beta strand repeat-containing protein — translated: MSTQKMHTAAAGPIELDLSVSNGAINVHVNPKAVHATVTVHTAATEGPVADAVNDTKFTENGNKLTVSVPDDLAGGGFSSTTVQIGGSTFSFNGGIVNTGSMTGVTISDGDVWVGGRQVVAGGRVVAEAGTAVGGGTGTITVDVVLPARSSLAVTTKNAETTVRGDLEAIRFDARNGSLQAAGVKVLEAETHNGSVLVDRVDDELEASTHNGSITVGAYNGRRGSARTHNGDVTISATPASSGRLAARTHNGNIRVRGASHLDLKTSTHNGRVW
- a CDS encoding helix-turn-helix transcriptional regulator, with protein sequence MRGASLKPNHRRIARALGRIALNAITAGGVLTASLTTGVWIAHNPEQFNVSGDTLTVYSIAGAILALMAADSILGQLFQPLWDRLEDDDLAADVLEYLADNHAHALAISRAVGTTAGDIFPVLAELEAAGEITSYWAEPSEASKLRRRLYALAPQA